The Mya arenaria isolate MELC-2E11 chromosome 15, ASM2691426v1 genomic sequence gttattatctcaagaaaaggacatcaagaccagttcatttaccagtagcatctgacagtcaataatggttaatttctattttattgttagtttaatcattatctggcagtggttgaaaatgttaagtgagaccagttttttacctgttattgaacaaactgttatgttggcaggactgtcctcctcagcaatacaaaaaacagcaatgactggctggcactctgtaaaatggcgattaaaacataatttgtccaattaaaactgtcccattctaaacaatccatcagcaatatatataaatgagctgcgccatgtggaaatgtatCTTGGGAAGTTTCCAGTCCATGTAATGATGTCttaaagatgagcagaagacattacttactatgcagtaaaagttattactttaacagtaaagatatctttttttgagaaaatttatcaaagtgagctcttttatgtcatgtgTCTAAGTCTTGTACCGTgacatctatgttacatatataaataataaacaggaataaaatgaggagttgtgtacacacttattcctccttatgtactgtgtaactcaagaaaaacaatccataattctagtaaatctctagaattcccttacttttctcgctgtacaaaaatgaatgaggagttgcaaacaagcagggccataaaacttttgctatttaaactgtatcgcaacagcaatttaaagacagtgatacttATTGATGGAATAGGCGcttagacagctacattttctgagaaatggagatcagactaaattctccagagataatttatagatttatttgaaataaagaacatgatATAGTGattgtgttaaacttgttacttatccctgatttaacacaatcattaccttcaaaatggtgataaaataaaaacaaatataccttattaaacactctttactatcacatctgtacccctcccccccttcttacatacttaagtgactgttaccaaagtaaagaatgaaaggtccacaaggccaATTAAAAACCATGAACCgtgagaatcctgtttactaatttgattttaaatcacccaaaaggctttctacacataatggttccttaatttaaatctagtctccaaaggtgtcacagttgtgatttcattggaAGACTTGTgatacgttatttaaaaaaatgacgaaaggaaagcttaaacgcagaagtctggCCGGGTATatgagcctggaaataaatacgcaaaagcgcaccatgctgctaaggagtcttatataattcccggccccagttcagctggagatgttgattccacacggctggaaaaccggcccggtgcacccaagcttcaccatcggcagtatctgcaagaggagggtgtaaatctgggaaaacgcatttataatcaatttgcgaaagttcttatccgtcataagtagtgaacatgtatgtggcttatagaacatctgaaattaagtttaatgaaggagacaaagttcggtctgggatctaaacctggattttgatgctgaaattgtaagggccgaattcagaacatccactctcactcacactccaaccacattcccgtaagggacactcaaatgatcacttgagtggaatatggggagtgacactcaagtgatctgttcgtattcacacgcctcgctaacactccacttcatcaagtgagcaatacagtatataattatacacgtatgtttacatgatcatatTGGATTAcctgtttgactatggtgatgtttacattatacattgtaaacatatgtttatttgagatttgagtaccttattgttagttatggcaacaaacaaatgataataagtgttattctgaaactgaaatttacattttaaaacaattggttaataaaaataaacgttttgggttttaaataactgttgcaaaatatgtttaaatgcatgtgtgttgttgtcgttgttgttgctgttttaaatatgtagccgttttccattgtatcacgtaatttaaatatctattcatatataatcttgCTTTTGTATTCTACATAAAGCAGTCTTGggcgtttgaaaataatataatattatggaagttgaaaaaatggaaattgaaaaaatagcagatggatagaattagcgaatgaatctacttcttatggggaaataacacctcggagtgaaaaacaactcaagaaatgtaggggaaaatggatgaagatgacgataataataataataataataataatgatgatgctgatgatgatatggtggtgttggtgttggtggtgctgctgctggtggtggtggtggtggtgctgctgctgctgatgatgaaaatgataataataataataataataataataataataataataatagtaatagtaatccagctgaatgtaggctggaaaatacatatcaattccctTACCACGCTATGAAATGGCCTAGCGGCATCAAGTTAGCGGTCTGGCGGCTTTCCGAGTTTCTTAATACGAGGgtatagccagaagttcgtggaattgcttaatacaatcaacacattttaatatttttcaacgaaCGTCACCTcgctataaaatctatttcagctgtaaatgacatataaaacttcaaactgatacataaaatataaaggaaactacagctttttcattaacatgagaTCAGTATAGCCCGCGCAGTTCAAACGTCAGAatctgacgtcaacgtcataacTTATCAAAGTAAGAGTCGTTCGCCGCAATACAACGTCGATGTCTCGCTACCCACTGCGGTAAATGTCACTGAACCACTCTGACTTGTAAGAATACAGGCGTGTCTGAGCTTCACTATGTAGTGCCTGAAAGTCATTGAAGCgtttacctttagttcacatttaagtttcgGAAATAGGGCAAAATCGCATGGTGGTAGGTCTGGCGAATAAGGGGGGTGGGGAAGGATCTCCGCTTCAAGCTGGAGTGTCGCGGTAGTCTGTGCCTCCTCCGATCTATGCGCTGATGCATTTTCCTGGTGAAGAATCCACCCATCATTCAAAGCCTGTGGTCTCTTAAATGCCATCGCCCTCTACAAGTCACGCCTCAAAACCTTAAATGGAGAACATAACTGAGGCTTATAACATTTGTCGCGTATTGCGTACTTcatcaaatattataattaaaactaacacttattcaatcccatatttttaatcataaactttttaaaacattgttttatgcagattttatcaagtcctaaatattgataaaaatgaattttgttttatatcactaCCTTCGAGTAGGAAGCAACCGTCACAGATTGGCTCTGCGGAACTGCATGGAGTAGGATAACACCGTGCACATCAAAGAAGACAATGAACATATACTTTCCTATCGAGCAGGATGGTCGTGCCTTCTTCGGAGGCGGGGAACCGGTAGTCTTCCATTGActgctttgctgttttgtctCAGGGTCGTAATAAAACAGTCAGGTTTCATCGCAAGTGACTATCTTCTCAAGAAAACGGTTTCCTTCCTTTTAGTACCGAGCTAAGAATCGGCGTGATTCCCGTACCCTTTTGCTCATCTCATCTTCTGTCAGCAGCCGTGGAACCCAACGCGCACTCACTcgactcattttcaaactgtctttcATTATCCTCCGTACCGACCCATAACTCATGTCCAACATCTTGCATATTTCAGAAAGAGTGACTCGACGATCAGCGTCAACGATGTTTTTCACGGCCTCGACGTCACACTCCGTAGTTTGTGAAACCGGTCGCCCAGACCTCACGTCGTCACAAATGCTTTCCCGCCCCTCACTGAACCGCTTGTGCCGCTTGTAAACGAGCATTCGCTTCACTTGAGTTTCACTCGATGCTTCATtcatcagtttaagtgtttgcgATGTAGTTATCCCTAGGTTCACACAGAACTGTATCACTGCCCGTTTTATCCATCTGTCTTCTggcgtcattttaaacaaaatttaactataccgttcaagctaaaatgtttcctttgaaataaacaaacaaacgcactgacttaaaacttcacTTCATCACACGTTATTAACGTCACGTCAAATGTGCAAACCTTCGCGCCGTTTTATTGGTTTCAATGTGAgtggtcaacaaaacaagatattgtcatgGGTTATTTTAGCAACTGCGGAGGAATGCGCGACCACCTGTTTCTTTAGTGATCACTACGTTGTCGTTATaacatgctttacgatgaaactcgcattcttaatttcaaattacctgattattattgtatgaaagtttaaaagatatgctgcatattgttttcattttatcaagcttttccacgaacttctggctatgccctcgtatataaatctcttataaatttgccaaataaaattcaacatgggtaaacaattataaaaataacgtattttatgtattgcaacatatttataaaaaatagtcacttgaatcaaatgaacatgttcaatgtactttctttctcgcggaaagtggacatttcatcttactccaacaagtgtggggtatggttgattttcttcgtgactgaaatcaacttttttaaacacttggtgcatttcaaatgtaGTCCATTTAAACATCCCCTTCAGATactttgacgattgcatttccatgggagatcactgcgtaggataaacatacaagtgttgttaaGCCACACTatggtttcaattatgtcaggggcgtagctacccctctattcatgtggattcataaatgtgaTGGGGGGTTCGGGGCAAACTTGACAATTTTggaaaccatggtgcaatcttgTGCCTTCTGGGCGTTCCGATGTGCAtaatttagtactggaaaataaccagttttagattcatgtagtcaagttcgcatactgcaactttggttgatttttttgtcagaatcatgtggattcagccgcgtattcacatataggcggctacacgcctgtattttgtgcatatgcatgtataatttggtttaaatgatgcatccttaatatAACACttccttgctgctacaccaatagaaacttcatgggatgttaatagtaaaagaattagcactgacgttcccatttttgtctgggtcatttaaataatagaaaacaacttacaagataaacaaatttgttttgacttgtTTAATGaattacataaaaacattgtacaaagatatcatgacacttttaaacaataagtatggttgtcaattaaacagtatgctagctttaaagatttaggcaaagattggaattttacagcggttttaaaaggtatatttaaagctgcaatctcaccgattgatcgtttaccggtactcttttactgtttgtctataaatggacaatttttttgcataaatgtctagacccaattttaaatgatataagactgctgaaaaaagatcagattgcagtttatcatatttatgttaaaaaaaaaatgttttatggctaaaagcattacgaacaatttaatgtaaatgaaattttcggcagttttaccaaacatttctgATTGGTTTTATTGTGAATGATCTAATATGACttaattaaaggaatgataaccaaatcagcagattttgagacaattttgtgtcttaactgacaatctgtaagagtgcagctttacgtgttgatctaaagcttcatatacacattgttatattgtcaataactgtttaaaaggtctcatgtactaaataagataataattttcatacaatatctaaaattgatcaaaataaataaagtaccattatacctatttcttaatagtgccgtttctcatctgacaataccattcaaagccatcatttcaactatgaatttatttttaactttcaaacttttctatagcatatgcaacaaaatataccaaaaatacaagccataaacaatatgattgttcaacttgcattatctttgaccttttgatatgaccattttccagttttgtctatttgtaagttatgCCCTAAggaataaagtatgactgtatcATACAGTATGAAtcataaaaaagcaataaaatcactaaaaatatgccccaacccctgtaatttctaatacagtagtaaaatcaagaaattaaaaatttagagctgcactcccacagatataccgttttcacaactttttttttgttttggaatgagcaatttttttgcgttattatctgcaaaccaatgataaaagattgctgacaaaagatcagatcacagatttcatatttccgttcgaaaattaatgttactaacggtttaagaaaagtgcataaaacatcaatgttttaacttaaatagaaaaatctgccatttattttttcgcaaaaattggatggttccaatccaagacataaaatgagaaaagttgtcaaaacttccaaaatgtgagagtgcagctttaacgtttgaaagtaactctgtttgcctcgtgccccttaacagggtttaattatgttatatgcccagtgggtttgtccctgtatatttgattgtatgattgcagtaatggatactggtctaattatcttctgacaatttttcaccaattttaaagaaacagaaaacacatataaagCTCATATAACcctgtacaatttaatctcattcattaggttgagaaaaattccctaaaaatattaattgtggaaacatatcttatttaaatacatacaggaaatggcgacatcatttaccctttagtatgaaaaatgaagtttcctgatatttgaatagcggttctttatttaagcatctcaattcattcaacatacacatagtatgtatcaagtttcaaaggaaaccaaatcattgtaacgattgttttcaaagcaaatagattcacactcttgacaaacttcttttcctagtttcaacttttgagactttttgatgagcctgcaccttccccctcttatgcagtggcttcaagcaataaagctaccagctcaagttgcacaactggtgaataagactgctgatggtcgacaaactgcacacttgatgccatgataaatcatgtccatcgacttccagaatgaagaaatgacacagcacagaattgatttcaattggacctctctgtactttcatcccctTGTTGTCGTCAAAGACTATATCTAagtgtgcagtgcgggatcttgagaagctttctgctcCTCTGATGAAGTAAGTTGGGCAGAGTGTGAAACTCCAGTCTGTTCATATGCCTGGAcacctgtgatctatgtcttctagTGTGTGCCCAACTATCACCTGAATTTTTTTaagaggaagttagtgcttgattacaggtcaatgtgacaaaacaaggtctttcatttatgccaccaagaactagaattccaagtttcataactcgtatgataactcaaagcaattgagcagaaactgtttggtaattaattttaagtcactgcttccacttatactatcagtaatattgaacgtgaaccgactgacccaaatgctattctaaataatttttatgtgcagataccttaatcctattgacacaaaagcaatccaattgtatgtcttcacaaaacattctacaacaatatttgtcaatttaactcaaagattgattattgtttttttgtcagacaaacacagagatggccctatatcgctcacctgatttgagaaaggattctaacttagttattgtttggacactaactggacacttttggtctgactttataatgcagctggtgaaaatattaaaagtccctaaataatgggcttacaaaaacatgaaaaaaatgtatttgtttaaaaattacaaagggccatatctcttacaatatttaagtttgtattgagcagaataaaaggctttgcctaaattacaaacttaaaactatatttacaagtaaaacaaaaacatctacaaatatgttttttgtatctggtttttgagagagaatgatcagaagaaaacatcacacattcacaatcatattaaaaaatactttagtttttttttaaattatattctatttcaaaaacactgcaaaagacaagacacttacgtttcaatttcttgatttaatacattgatgattatcaattcagATTATTCTTATGAagcgagatgggtcttacactctaaccagtgcaacttgcatgttcttagttgctcagttattacctttcttaaaattctcctcttgatctgagccacgccaaaatgatgggagatgctttaATTGTCTTTTCCATCGGAATatatagcacctctgtgtttctgtttgtctcctgaaatagtaaaagtttattaataataatcacaataataataatcagtgatttttactgaaattattttcaccgattgtgccttgcacattggggaacaatattgacttctgaggagaagatttttccatatagacatatagcaaaaagtagctccgcaccctggagcaatgttttttatcaattaatatcCAGTGAAGAAcattcatacagggtattgaaacatttttttgcttcaaatgaagacttttaaaaaagataacttaactagctcttcatcatattaaataaaaattaacacagtctatgccgcacacggagccctgcatttgatcttttaccaaagtttgattgagagtttagtttcacattgacaagtctttacaggtctattaaagctgcactctcacagattgaacattttgaaaaaggttatattttttatcttggaatgaaccaatgtatgcgaaaatgatgacaaaaaaatgtctttgaattcctgtcaaacatgtccgaaccaaattcaaactatggataatcactgtcattcacgatgaaattcagcacttcttgcccagtatatataccctTACTTTAAGTaaaaggcaaattaaaacaaacacatttgtccgaaatttaatcaaactttaaatggcagtaggattgtcatttgttcacgtaattttcaagaatcaggaagtggggaacattataaagccatttaacgatacaaacaagacgattttctattgaatgtacaatagtagtaccagggtaatatgcaaatagttattatctcaagaaaaggacatcaagaccagttcatttaccagtagcatctgacagtcaataatggttaatttctattttattgttagtttaatcattatctggcagtggttgaaaatgttaagtgagaccagttttttacctgttattgaacaaactgttatgttggcaggactgtcctcctcagcaatacaaaaaacagcaatgactggctggcactctgtaaaatggcgattaaaacataatttgtccaattaaaactgtcccattctaaacaatccatcagcaatatatataaatgagctgcgccatgtggaaatgtatCTTGGGAAGTTTCCAGTCCATGTAATGATGTCttaaagatgagcagaagacattacttactatgcagtaaaagttattactttaacagtaaagatatctttttttgagaaaatttatcaaagtgagctcttttatgtcatgtgTCTAAGTCTTGTACCGTgacatctatgttacatatataaataataaacaggaataaaatgaggagttgtgtacacacttattcctccttatgtactgtgtaactcaagaaaaacaatccataattctagtaaatctctagaattcccttacttttctcgctgtacaaaaatgaatgaggagttgcaaacaagcagggccataaaacttttgctatttaaactgtatcgcaacagcaatttaaagacagtgatacttATTGATGGAATAGGCGcttagacagctacattttctgagaaatggagatcagactaaattctccagagataatttatagatttatttgaaataaagaacatgatACAGTGattgtgttaaacttgttacttatccctgatttaacacaatcattaccttcaaaatggtgataaaataaaaacaaatataccttattaaacactctttactatcacatctgtacccctcccccccttcttacatacttaagtgactgttaccaaagtaaagaatgaaaggtccacaaggccaATTAAAAACCATGAACCgtgagaatcctgtttactaatttgattttaaatcacccaaaaggctttctacacataatggttccttaatttaaatctagtctccaaaggtgtcacagttgtgatttcattggaAGACTTGTgatacgttatttaaaaaaatgacgaaaggaaagcttaaacgcagaagtctggCCGGGTATatgagcctggaaataaatacgcaaaagcgcaccatgctgctaaggagtcttatataattcccggccccagttcagctggagatgttgattccacacggctggaaaaccggcccggtgcacccaagcttcaccatcggcagtatctgcaagaggagggtgtaaatctgggaaaacgcatttataatcaatttgcgaaagttcttatccgtcataagtagtgaacatgtatgtggcttatagaacatctgaaattaagtttaatgaaggagacaaagttcggtctgggatctaaacctggattttgatgctgaaattgtaagggccgaattcagaacatccactctcactcacactccaaccacattcccgtaagggacactcaaatgatcacttgagtggaatatggggagtgacactcaagtgatctgttcgtattcacacgcctcgctaacactccacttcatcaagtgagcaatacagtatataattatacacgtatgtttacatgatcatatTGGATTAcctgtttgactatggtgatgtttacattatacattgtaaacatatgtttatttgagatttgagtaccttattgttagttatggcaacaaacaaatgataataagtgttattctgaaactgaaatttacattttaaaacaattggttaataaaaataaacgttttgggttttaaataactgttgcaaaatatgtttaaatgcatgtgtgttgttgtcgttgttgttgctgttttaaatatgtagccgttttccattgtatcacgtaatttaaatatctattcatatataatcttgCTTTTGTATTCTACATAAAGCAGTCTTGggcgtttgaaaataatataatattatggaagttgaaaaaatggaagttgaaaaaatagcagatggatagaattagcgaatgaatctacttcttatggggaaataacacctcggagtgaaaaacaactcaagaaatgtaggggaaaatggatgaagatgacgataataataataataataataataatgatgatgttgatgatgatatggtggtgttggtgttggtggtgctgctgctggtggtggtggtggtggtgctgctgctgctgatgatgaaaatgataataataataataataataataataataataataataataataataataatagtaatagtaatccagctgaatgtaggctggaaaatacatatcaattccctTACCACGCTATGAAATGGCCTAGCGGCATCAAGTTAGCGGTCTGGCGGCCTAGCCACTTCATGtgtgactagcggcctaaaattgtttcctattccaaagcattttatatgcgttcttttctaaaacaatgataaattaaatgtccttttcataaatcaacatcctttagcgaatatcagcattttcccCCTTTTCCTGGGCTGCTGGATTGAGTTTTGGGGATTTtaaggccgctaggccaccaggccACCAAGTTCACGCCGCAAGACCGCTCAAGCGTGATGTATTTTGcataggaaaacaattattttagcattgttttagaagaaaactcatataaaaatgctctgaagtagaaaacaatttaaggccgctaatgtacgactaaaaacattaatttatcatatttcccatttaaatcattgaaccttgaaatagataacaaatttagGCCGTTATTCCGCCAacctcacgccgctaggccgctaacttcacgtacctttagctgcctgtctttgcagccattgatgaattgcaaacatcaacattgctgGGGGTTCAAGATCAttgcgaaacaaaacaaatatatgataggcgcatccttttgaatttgttttgtttatagatggccacgttattgaatgaacatgtacttcaatggattatcccggtctcttaaatattgtctgggaacgagcatgtcccttatttgttccaaatatttgatatatttcatcttttctacttgccatgtacttttttcacatacactcattcaattcctattcacaaccaatcctcgagggcggttcaagtggcctagccgagcactcacaaatgtcccactcacgcaaaacacttgagtctcactcacacctgtgaatacggatatatctttcactcgaaaatatctcaaccgttatgtgattacagaggattaactcattgagtgtgagtgagagtgattgttctgaattcggccctatgttttgttcaaatgaagtataaacttacagtgagtacagagatatcttgaagtccagatttatcgcttacctgaagttcgtagggctacaattgagagcttttctgtaaattgcaggaactgtccccatgagcctATTGTCTATAAgggaatggtggcttaggtgattggtggtaccactctgcatttcttatccacacaaaacacagtgtatctgaaaatgacagagaatggccatgcacttatgaaagctatgctagaaatacgccATTATGAGTGaatcagatgacatttccacaaagaaattgtgaggcctccaatacagaagtactgacatcaatgacgaaaacatatatatctgtcatggagctatgctggttctgtggcgtcaaaactACTTCAActgggcaattcactagaaacatcttttcagaaaaaagaaacaaccaatactgggtagcctttgtcacccagtgaacacccagagcatctagttactttgagcatctatttacttagaagtagccacattaagatctcaaattaacaaaaaagtgtatctGTAAGCTTTCAAAGACTGAACGAAGTGCAactttgagggggggggggggctgcgagcaaatattgtcaagggcagaaatctcgcaaaagtttgaaaaagattatgcaaagctctagcttgatgattttggcccaatttcaaattgttactcagtaacacggcagcgtaaatttaatctaacatcaatatagttacacaggaaaataagaaatagctttaaactctctaACATTTATGGCAGAGTGTCTGATGACGGTCCAGTATGCCAACCAGGTCGGAGAATATGTGAAGCATGCACATACACACCTTT encodes the following:
- the LOC128219390 gene encoding protein GVQW3-like, which gives rise to MTPEDRWIKRAVIQFCVNLGITTSQTLKLMNEASSETQVKRMLVYKRHKRFSEGRESICDDVRSGRPVSQTTECDVEAVKNIVDADRRVTLSEICKMLDMSYGSVRRIMKDSLKMSRVSARWVPRLLTEDEMSKRALHSEAQTRLYSYKSEWFSDIYRSG